From the Astatotilapia calliptera chromosome 6, fAstCal1.2, whole genome shotgun sequence genome, one window contains:
- the LOC113024742 gene encoding histone H3-like, giving the protein MARTKQTACKSTGGKAPRKQLATKAARKSAPATGGVKKPHRYRPGTVALREIRRYQKSTELLIRKLPFQRLVREIAQDFKTDLRFQSSAVMALQEASEAYLVGLFEDTNLCAIHAKRVTIMPKDIQLARRIRGERA; this is encoded by the coding sequence atggcAAGAACCAAGCAGACCGCTTGCAAATCCACTGGCGGCAAAGCCCCCAGAAAGCAGCTGGCCACCAAGGCCGCTCGTAAGAGCGCCCCGGCCACCGGAGGCGTCAAGAAACCTCACCGTTACAGGCCCGGCACCGTGGCTCTGCGCGAGATCCGCCGTTACCAGAAGTCCACCGAGCTGCTCATTCGCAAGCTGCCCTTCCAGCGCCTGGTCCGCGAGATCGCTCAGGATTTCAAGACCGACTTGCGCTTCCAGAGCTCAGCTGTCATGGCTCTGCAGGAGGCCAGCGAGGCTTACCTGGTCGGACTCTTCGAGGACACCAACCTGTGCGCCATCCACGCCAAGAGGGTCACCATCATGCCCAAAGACATTCAACTGGCTCGCCGCATCCGCGGAGAGAGGGCTTAA